The DNA sequence ATCCTCAAAGCTTGAATTTCATGCCAATCAACACTTCACGTGGAGCCTGGAAATAATCTGGACGAGATAGAAAATCATCCAGTGTGTGAAGGGATTGTTCAGGCACATAGGTAGGGATCAGGCTATAAAAAGGGCTACCGGTATCTTTATTCACATCTCTGGCGTTCTCACGATCCATTACATTCTTAATCAAGAAATAGAGAGCCAAACGAGAATCTCTCAGAGGTATGGCATATTCTCCAGAAACATCCAGATTCAGGGTGCTGGGTTTTCGCTCAGAATTCTGGAAAGAAGTACGTTCGCCCTGGAACTCTGGTGTATAGGGTAATCCGGAACCAAATTGGCCAATAAGACTGATGTGCCAGTTTTTTCCATTCATGGTCATGGATAAGTTAACGGTATGGGTCTGATCCCAATCCAGGGGAACCACCTGTATTTCACTGGCGCGAGGAGGGTCACTCTGACGGTCATTGAAGACACTTCGAGGATCGGAGGCATTGCCCTCAGCAGTTTGGTAGGTGTACTCAATAGAACCTGAGAAAAGACCAATTTGCTTCATTGAAAGCGATAGAGCCACACCTCTAACGTTAGCATAATCTTGATTTTCGTAGCGGGCATAGCTATCGCCAAGGATATATAGTTCATAAATTTGTGTACCAACCAGATTGCGCATGTCCTTGTAATAGCCTGTGATGTCCAGAATAAGATTGGCAGAGAGCATTTGCTGCAGGCCGAATTGATAAATAACTGTTTTCTTTGGGTATAGTGAGGCATTTCCAACAATGCTTTTTAGATCGCCCCCACGAATTTCAAATTCTGAATTATGATAGAGATACTCATAGACCGGAATCTGGAAAAAATGTCCATACGAGATGTGGATCGCACCCCTGTCGCTAATTGGATATGATAATCCCAGACGGGGAGACAATTGGGATGAGCTCGGTGCATCTTTAAAGGCCTCCTCCTGGTTTCCACTATAGCTACCATCTGGATCCCTCAGATCCAGGGGTTCCAGTCCATCAGGATGGAAATAGTCGTAGCGTAGACCTGCCACCAGCACGATGTGCTCAGCTTCGATCTTATCTTCAAGCCATATCCCTACTTCCAGGGGACGGTGTGTGTACTCGTTATTACCCCAATGTGCTTCAGGGAATATTTCAGGTGACCAGGCAGTGCTGCGATCCAGTTTAATGCTGAAATCATGTTGCCACAGTTCGCTCTTCCGGGCTTCAATCCCAGTCTTTAATTCGTGATGGCGATTGGGTTGGGCAGTAAGATTGACTTTAATTGTATTTACTGTGCTGCTTCGGTAGAAGTGATTCATGTCCATGCCACCGATGAAGAAGCCATAACCCAGCCGCCTGGAAAGTAAGGTGCTTACATAGCGCTCATCCTGGTAGTCTTCATAGACATAATTACTTAAATCTGAATTGAAGCGAGAAAAGTTGACGGCATAAAATAGTTTTGAACTTGGAAAATGGTTGAAGGACAGGGTTGTCTGATAGCTTTCCTTAAAGTGGGTCTGGATGCCCTGCGGATTATACTTGTAGAGGTGATCGTAATTTGACCAGGATTGTCGGGTAAGATCAGAAGAGAGATCGATTCGGAACTTGGGACCCAAATGCTTTGATAGCTTGCCATGTGTGGAAAAGGTATTTTTGAAATTCATGGGTACCACATCACCGCTTCCCGATCGTGAGACGTACCAGCCTGCTGGATCAGGATCATCGATATTGGAAGAATCTGAAGGTAGAAATTCTTCGACACCGTATAAGTGCCCTTCCTTCGATTGACTTTTCACACTAAAAACAAAACCTGCATCCTTGCCGAGCATTCCCAGGGGTCCGGTGAGAGTCAACTCTCCGCTGAGATTCTGCAATGGATCAAGCTGGTCAATATTCAGGAAAGTGTCGTCATGTCGGGAAATGAAATCACCGCCATATAAATTGACTGACAATCCAAATTCAGGTGAACCACTCTTGGTGACAATATTTACAACGCCACTCATGGCTTGTCCATACTCAGCACTGAAAGTACCGCTAATAACTTTGATTTCCTGGATGCTGCTATTATCGATATTCACTGCCATTTCACCACTATAGGGATCAGTGACACTAACTCCATCCAGCATGTAGCTCACCTCACCACCCCTGCCCCCACGGAAATGACCGTCTACCACTCCAGCCTGCAGGCCGACCAGGTCGCTCATTTCCTGGACAGGTAGTTTTTCTATTTCCTCAGCACTGATCACTGCCATCGTGCTGGTGCGGTCGCGTTGAATATCTGGTCGGGTGGCGATTACTTCGACCTGGGTTGAGGCTTCAAGTACCTGGGTGCTCATTTTAAAATCATGAATCGAATTGAAGTCGGAAAGAACCTGGATATTATCCTGTCGGATTTTCTGGTAGCCAATCATTTGTACATTGAGGCTGTATAAACCTGGCCGAACATTTAGAATCATGTAATAGCCTTCTAAATCAGTCGCGGCACCGTAATTAGTACCTTCCAGAAAGACATTAACACCGGGAAAGGGTTGACCACTTTCTGCGTCAGTAACCTTCCCACTAATCTTGCCCGTAGTCCCTGCGATGCACACTCCTAGGAACATTTGCAGGAACAACGCAATCAGGATTGCTGATTTCACGTTTCTTAAGGTCCATTTCAAATGCATACTATTCATGACATTACCTGATATCCATGTCCCAATATTTTCAAGGCGGCAGTGTTGACATACTGCCACCTTGAAATTTTGTTAATTGCGTTCTATGTTATACCAATTGCATCTCTATTTGCGCGTCCCATATGTTGCCGAGATATTGTTGATGTGGGTCTTTGCGAGTCTCGAAGAGACGTGGCAATCTCTAGATTGTGTGCGAGTGATTCTGAGATCGCCGCGCGGAGTTTATCCTGAGTAACTTCGAAGGGATCACGAAGACACATAACGCGCATTCTGAAATTCAAATAGTATAATATCGTCCTGTTCTGTAGTCGCTATAAATTGCGCAACTCCCTTAGGATTATTTGATCATTACCATTTTCTTTGTGGCGATCTGATCACCTACTGTCAATCTGTAAAAATACATGCCAGTACTGACCTGCTGGTTGTTATCTCCCAGGCTATTCCACGAGAAACTGTGACTGCCTGCAGATAGAAAACCATTGTACAGGGTAGCAACATTTTGTCCCAGCACATTGAAAATCTCCAAATTGACGTTCCCTGCTTCAGGTACAGAAATATTTATAACGGTCCCGGCATTGAAGGGATTAGGATAATTCTGAGAAAGACTGAAATCAGTTGGTCCGGCAATAGCGTTGTCTGCCGAAACAGGACTACTACTCAAGACGACTCCACGATACATAAAGTATCTCTCAAAATTGGGGTCAGCCCACTGAGTACCCCACCATTCAGGTGCATAATCAGCAATTGCTGCATCATATTCATCTGCACTGGAATAATCCAGATCCCAAATGACTGCACTCAAGCGAACGGTGTCACCAACTTCGTACCCATAATCAGCCGTATTGATAACCAACTCAAGGGAATATCCAGCATCATCACCATTGGTTCCGGTGTGAGTTACGGTTCCCTCTGGTTCAAAGCTCACGCCTTCAGCTGATCCTGTGGGAACTTGATCGTTGGTCTCAAAGGAGATTCCCTCCCCTTGTACACCACTAAA is a window from the Candidatus Neomarinimicrobiota bacterium genome containing:
- a CDS encoding TonB-dependent receptor, giving the protein MNSMHLKWTLRNVKSAILIALFLQMFLGVCIAGTTGKISGKVTDAESGQPFPGVNVFLEGTNYGAATDLEGYYMILNVRPGLYSLNVQMIGYQKIRQDNIQVLSDFNSIHDFKMSTQVLEASTQVEVIATRPDIQRDRTSTMAVISAEEIEKLPVQEMSDLVGLQAGVVDGHFRGGRGGEVSYMLDGVSVTDPYSGEMAVNIDNSSIQEIKVISGTFSAEYGQAMSGVVNIVTKSGSPEFGLSVNLYGGDFISRHDDTFLNIDQLDPLQNLSGELTLTGPLGMLGKDAGFVFSVKSQSKEGHLYGVEEFLPSDSSNIDDPDPAGWYVSRSGSGDVVPMNFKNTFSTHGKLSKHLGPKFRIDLSSDLTRQSWSNYDHLYKYNPQGIQTHFKESYQTTLSFNHFPSSKLFYAVNFSRFNSDLSNYVYEDYQDERYVSTLLSRRLGYGFFIGGMDMNHFYRSSTVNTIKVNLTAQPNRHHELKTGIEARKSELWQHDFSIKLDRSTAWSPEIFPEAHWGNNEYTHRPLEVGIWLEDKIEAEHIVLVAGLRYDYFHPDGLEPLDLRDPDGSYSGNQEEAFKDAPSSSQLSPRLGLSYPISDRGAIHISYGHFFQIPVYEYLYHNSEFEIRGGDLKSIVGNASLYPKKTVIYQFGLQQMLSANLILDITGYYKDMRNLVGTQIYELYILGDSYARYENQDYANVRGVALSLSMKQIGLFSGSIEYTYQTAEGNASDPRSVFNDRQSDPPRASEIQVVPLDWDQTHTVNLSMTMNGKNWHISLIGQFGSGLPYTPEFQGERTSFQNSERKPSTLNLDVSGEYAIPLRDSRLALYFLIKNVMDRENARDVNKDTGSPFYSLIPTYVPEQSLHTLDDFLSRPDYFQAPREVLIGMKFKL